A single region of the Manihot esculenta cultivar AM560-2 chromosome 12, M.esculenta_v8, whole genome shotgun sequence genome encodes:
- the LOC110628530 gene encoding transcription factor HY5-like isoform X2: protein MSLPRPTDPLPLPSIYESPPSLAATATTSSSFSHNKRKVEESDEDLFTVPDVEAPPSTAIPNTCTNKNTPEVQRRSRSRRGRNPVDKEHRRLKRLLRNRVSAQQARERKKVYVNELESRAKELQDSNLKLEEKISTLINENAMLRKVLLNTRPKADENNEP from the exons ATGTCGCTTCCACGACCCACGGATCCCTTACCCTTACCTTCAATTTACGAGTCTCCGCCGTCGCTTGCGGCCACTGCTACTACAAGCTCTTCTTTTTCTCACAACAAGAGGAAAGTAG AAGAGAGCGACGAGGATCTTTTCACTGTTCCAGATGTGGAAGCTCCACCCTCTACCGCGATTCCTAATACTTGTACTAACAAGAATACTCCGGAGGTTCAGCGCCGCAGCCGCAGCCGCAGGGGACGTAATCCTGTCGATAAGGAGCACAGAAGGCTCAAGAG ATTGCTAAGGAATAGAGTTTCTGCACAACAAGCTCGAGAAAGGAAGAAGGTTTATGTCAATGAGCTTGAATCGAGGGCCAAAGAATTGCAGGACAGTAACTTAAAATTAGAGGAGAAAATTTCAACTTTGATCAATGAAAATGCCATGCTTCGCAAG GTTCTTTTGAATACTAGGCCAAAAGCTGATGAAAACAATGAGCCATAG
- the LOC110628530 gene encoding uncharacterized protein LOC110628530 isoform X1 has translation MSLPRPTDPLPLPSIYESPPSLAATATTSSSFSHNKRKKRATRIFSLFQMWKLHPLPRFLILVLTRILRRFSAAAAAAGDVILSIRSTEGSRELVNALQALEQRRTFRMEESSEEAFLVKQKGKLAEEAKKAGSNSFNKGKQHANRRKGGRRTNFLPCPTCNKTNHLEKDCWQKSGVKSPQCGFCKKLGHVDKNCRLKQYRQNQNQNQNHNQQPAQQLNYHDDQAQCDDHIFAVTHSSNTSSRHTWFVDSGCTCHMARDESMFSSIDKSVRIKVKLENGEIVESQGKGSIYIQTKQGIKLVPDVLFIPSLDQNLLSVAQMMKKDYSLSFKDNVCSIFDSHGAEIVKVNMVGNSFPLNWNSIQQYTSYVPRNVESDFVA, from the exons ATGTCGCTTCCACGACCCACGGATCCCTTACCCTTACCTTCAATTTACGAGTCTCCGCCGTCGCTTGCGGCCACTGCTACTACAAGCTCTTCTTTTTCTCACAACAAGAGGAAA AAGAGAGCGACGAGGATCTTTTCACTGTTCCAGATGTGGAAGCTCCACCCTCTACCGCGATTCCTAATACTTGTACTAACAAGAATACTCCGGAGGTTCAGCGCCGCAGCCGCAGCCGCAGGGGACGTAATCCTGTCGATAAGGAGCACAGAAGGCTCAAGAG AGTTGGTTAATGCTCTACAAGCTCTTGAGCAAAGGAGAACATTCAGAATGGAGGAGTCCTCAGAGGAAGCTTTTTTGGTGAAGCAAAAGGGCAAGTTAGCTGAAGAAGCAAAGAAAGCTGGAAGTAATTCTTTTAACAAGGGCAAGCAACATGCAAATAGAAGGAAGGGAGGTAGAAGAACAAATTTCCTACCTTGTCCTACTTGCAACAAAACCAACCATCTTGAGAAAGATTGCTGGCAAAAGAGTGGAGTTAAATCACCTCAATGTGGTTTTTGCAAGAAGCTAGGTCATGTCGATAAAAATTGCAGACTCAAGCAATATAGGCAAAACCAGAATCAAAATCAGAATCATAACCAGCAACCTGCACAACAACTTAATTACCACGATGATCAAGCTCAATGTGATGATCATATTTTTGCTGTTACTCACTCCTCAAATACCAGTAGCAGACACACTTGGTTTGTGGATAGTGGTTGCACTTGTCACATGGCAAGGGATGAAAGCATGTTCTCTTCCATTGATAAATCAGTGAGGATCAAAGTAAAGCTTGAAAATGGAGAAATTGTGGAGTCTCAAGGCAAGGGTTCTATATATATTCAGACCAAGCAAGGTATCAAACTAGTTCCTGATGTTCTTTTCATTCCTAGTTTAGATCAAAACTTGCTTAGTGTTGCTCAAATGATGAAGAAGGATTATTCCTTGTCATTCAAAGATAATGTGTGCTCCATTTTTGACTCTCATGGTGCTGAAATTGTTAAAGttaatatggtgggtaatagttTTCCTTTAAATTGGAATTCGATTCAACAATACACCTCATATGTTCCTAGAAATGTTGAATCTGATTTTGTGGCATAA
- the LOC110628529 gene encoding F-box/kelch-repeat protein At1g16250 — MESVDQLIIPGLPDDLALRCLARLSHGHHGLLETVSKRWRDLIRSSEYAHYKAREGWCGNWLFALTEQSNNQWIAYDPDADRWHPLPKFSGDYADWHHSGFSCVCIYNRLLVIGGSYAPQDSSLPHQKPLITDYVLQFDPFKKEWKRMESMRTPRSHFACSVIGGKVYVAGGRNLSSTRGLALAEVYDPLIDKWEELPPMPNPQMDCLGLSYKGKLHVLSDQVGLSDMNASQVFNLSEKTWCIVEDIWPFSRAMQFSVQVMGGDRVYTVVDWGESLIKTRDSEKGEWYNIGAIPSVILHNHTRALEAFGYGFAALQEELYILGGKVLKWEEAGTGRFDIVRLGLVRVCNPLVRPLKWKEARPMCGRACGSILGCASLEEEYSV, encoded by the exons AT GGAATCTGTAGATCAGCTTATCATCCCAGGACTGCCAGATGATCTGGCTTTGCGATGTCTTGCAAGGCTATCCCACGGGCATCATGGATTGCTTGAAACTGTTTCAAAGAGGTGGAGAGATTTAATTCGTAGCTCAGAATATGCACACTATAAAGCTAGAGAAGGATGGTGTGGAAATTGGCTGTTTGCCCTTACTGAACAGTCTAACAACCAGTGGATTGCCTATGACCCTGATGCTGATAGGTGGCATCCCCTGCCTAAGTTTTCAGGGGATTATGCTGACTGGCATCACTCTGGGTTTTCTTGCGTTTGCATTTATAATCGACTCCTTGTAATTGGTGGATCCTATGCACCGCAAGATTCATCACTTCCCCATCAAAAGCCTTTGATAACTGATTATGTCCTGCAGTTTGATCCATTTAAGAAAGAGTGGAAAAGAATGGAAAGCATGCGAACACCACGTTCTCATTTTGCATGCAGTGTTATCGGTGGCAAGGTTTATGTTGCTGGGGGCCGCAACTTGTCTTCTACAAGAGGACTTGCCCTTGCTGAGGTTTATGATCCACTAATAGACAA ATGGGAGGAATTGCCACCAATGCCCAACCCTCAGATGGACTGCTTAGGCTTATCATATAAAGGCAAACTTCATGTTTTGAGTGACCAGGTAGGTCTGTCAGACATGAATGCTTCTCAAGTTTTTAATCTATCAGAGAAAACATGGTGCATAGTGGAGGATATCTGGCCTTTCTCAAGGGCAATGCAATTCTCAGTTCAGGTCATGGGGGGTGATCGGGTATATACAGTTGTTGATTGGGGTGAAAGCTTGATTAAAACAAGAGATTCTGAAAAAGGAGAATGGTATAACATTGGTGCAATTCCTTCGGTAATTCTTCATAACCATACACGGGCATTGGAAGCCTTTGGTTATGGTTTTGCAGCCTTACAAGaggaattatatattttaggtGGAAAGGTTCTCAAGTGGGAAGAAGCAGGAACTGGGAGATTTGACATAGTAAGATTGGGTCTGGTGAGGGTATGCAATCCACTGGTCAGGCCATTGAAATGGAAGGAAGCTAGACCCATGTGTGGGCGAGCATGCGGCTCTATACTAGGATGTGCATCCTTGGAAGAAGAATATTCTGTCTGA
- the LOC110628531 gene encoding tetraspanin-18: MRRNCFHISLAFLLKLFNFLQAFIGVCIILYSVWMLNQWNHRVPSPPPPLVLPSLDSSSLSRLPNSNSHSLRVLNLVTDVAYGIDDGLGLDFNSFKLPAPWFIYSFMGVGIILCTITFIGCIAAEAINGCCLCFYTILKTVLILLEAALVAFIAIDLSWQKDLPPDPTGELQSLRSFIEENADICKWVGITVITIQALALLLAIILRALVSTHRTDSEFEDYENVGGRNWDPLLNQSGQTSGSGIHSDIWSSRMREKYGLNGGDKANALNQNASMSMKSM, translated from the exons ATGCGACGTAATTGTTTTCACATATCATTAGCATTCCTGCTTAAACTCTTCAATTTTCTTCAAGCATTCATTGGTGTGTGCATCATTCTCTACTCGGTATGGATGCTCAATCAATGGAACCACCGCGTTCCCTCTCCTCCTCCGCCCCTTGTTTTGCCATCTCTGGATTCTTCTTCTCTCTCACGTTTACCCAATTCAAATTCCCATTCTCTTAGGGTTCTTAACCTCGTCACCGATGTGGCTTATGGGATCGATGATGGACTCGGGCTTGATTTTAATTCTTTCAAGCTTCCAGCCCCGTg GTTCATCTACTCTTTTATGGGCGTGGGCATTATATTGTGTACAATTACTTTCATCGGGTGCATTGCAGCTGAAGCTATCAATGGCTGTTGCCTGTGCTTT TACACCATACTCAAGACTGTACTAATTCTGCTAGAAGCAGCTTTGGTGGCATTCATTGCAATTGATCTTAGCTGGCAGAAG GATCTTCCGCCTGATCCAACTGGAGAACTTCAAAGCCTTAGGTCTTTTATTGAAGAAAATGCAGATATATGTAAATGGGTTGGCATTACAGTGATCACAATACAG GCACTAGCTCTACTGCTTGCAATAATCCTGCGAGCTCTGGTTTCTACTCACAgaacagattcagaatttgagGATTATGAGAATGTTGGAGGTAGAAATTGGGATCCACTCCTAAATCAATCGGGGCAAACATCTGGCTCAGGGATTCATTCAGACATCTGGAGCTCACGGATGAGAGAGAAG TATGGATTGAACGGTGGTGATAAAGCTAATGCACTGAATCAGAATGCATCAATGAGCATGAAATCCATGTAA
- the LOC110628865 gene encoding GDSL esterase/lipase At4g28780 — MSSSKLVHMAVALLTAVVIVSSQAAEAASQRAFFVFGDSLVDSGNNNYLATTARADYPPFGIDFPFTHQPTGRFSNGLNFPDIISESMRLEPTLPYLNPELNGQKLLNGANFASAGIGILNDTGIQFVNILKISRQLELFHEYQQRVGEMIGAAQAQQLVKNALVLITLGGNDFINNYFLPTISLRRQQYSLPDYCRYLVSEYQKILMKLHDLGARRVLVTGIGPLGCVPAELAYSLSKNGECVAEPQRATAMFNNELFQMLLGLNKEIGSDTFIAANAFDMNMDIIIKPQEFGFVTSKVACCGQGLYNGIGTCTVFSSLCSNRNEYVFWDSFHPTERANRIIVQQLMTASTKYMNPMNLSTIMALDANL, encoded by the exons ATGTCAAGCTCAAAGTTAGTTCATATGGCTGTTGCCTTATTGACTGCAGTGGTCATAGTTTCATCTCAGGCAGCAGAGGCAGCTTCTCAGCGTGCTTTCTTTGTGTTCGGTGATTCTCTCGTCGACAGTGGCAATAACAACTACCTAGCCACCACTGCTCGTGCTGATTATCCGCCTTTCGGTATTGATTTCCCCTTCACTCACCAGCCAACCGGTCGCTTCTCCAATGGCTTGAACTTCCCTGATATTATCA GTGAGTCAATGCGGTTGGAGCCAACGTTGCCTTACTTGAATCCTGAGCTCAATGGCCAGAAACTACTGAATGGCGCCAACTTTGCTTCTGCCGGAATTGGAATCCTCAATGACACTGGAATTCAATTT GTCAACATACTAAAGATCTCTAGGCAACTCGAATTATTCCACGAGTACCAGCAAAGAGTTGGTGAAATGATCGGAGCAGCCCAAGCACAGCAGCTAGTGAAGAATGCACTAGTCCTTATAACACTAGGAGGAAATGATTTCATCAACAACTATTTCTTGCCTACAATTTCATTGAGAAGGCAACAATATTCGCTCCCTGATTATTGCCGTTATCTGGTCTCAGAGTATCAGAAAATTCTCATG AAGCTGCATGATTTGGGAGCCAGAAGGGTGCTGGTGACAGGGATTGGACCACTGGGTTGTGTTCCAGCTGAGCTAGCCTACTCTTTGAGCAAGAACGGGGAATGTGTAGCAGAGCCACAAAGAGCTACTGCGATGTTCAACAATGAGCTGTTTCAAATGCTACTTGGACTCAACAAGGAAATAGGCTCTGATACTTTTATTGCTGCAAATGCTTTTGATATGAACATGGACATTATCATCAAGCCTCAGGAATTTG GATTTGTTACATCAAAGGTAGCCTGTTGCGGACAAGGGCTATACAATGGGATAGGAACTTGCACTGTATTTTCTAGCTTGTGCTCAAACAGGAATGAGTATGTGTTCTGGGATTCTTTCCATCCAACAGAAAGGGCTAATAGGATCATTGTGCAGCAGCTTATGACTGCATCCACCAAGTACATGAACCCCATGAATCTCAGCACCATTATGGCCTTAGATGCCAACCTCTAA